From the genome of bacterium:
CTCGCCTGCGGGACCATCCGCCCCGGCCGCGCCGATGGCTTTTTCGCGCGGCTTAAAGAGATCTACGACGGAGTAGCGAGGTTGATCGCGGAGCACCGGCCGGACGTGGCGGCCTGCGAGGATATTTTTTACGCCCGAAACGCCCGTTCCTCCCTGATGCTGGGGCAGGCGCGCGCCGCGGCCGTTCTCGCCGCCTTGAACGCCGGGCTGCCGGTTTCAGCCTATGCGCCATCGGAAGTGAAAATGGCCGTCACCGGCCGCGGCGGCGCCGGCAAAGAGCAGGTCTGCTGCATGGTGACCCGGCTCCTCGGCGTCGACCTCCAGGATCAGGCCCTGGATGCCTCCGACGCCCTGGCCATCGCCCTCTGCCACGCCCTGCGCTGGCAGAGCCAACGGCACCAGGTG
Proteins encoded in this window:
- the ruvC gene encoding crossover junction endodeoxyribonuclease RuvC, giving the protein MVVMGIDPGSQVTGYGIVSITAGDGPRYLACGTIRPGRADGFFARLKEIYDGVARLIAEHRPDVAACEDIFYARNARSSLMLGQARAAAVLAALNAGLPVSAYAPSEVKMAVTGRGGAGKEQVCCMVTRLLGVDLQDQALDASDALAIALCHALRWQSQRHQVPV